From Synergistaceae bacterium, one genomic window encodes:
- a CDS encoding metal-dependent hydrolase — MVKVTFLGHAAFQLEDGDYTLLIDPFFTGNGQTPFKAADFKKVDYILVTHGHGDHVGDTVEIAGRTGATAIANAEVSGWLSGRGVKVHAMHIGGDFRFPFGRVKLTPAFHGSSINDGGKPFDGGFPCGFLVTLKGKTIYHSGDTALMLEMKLLEDEKVDVALLPIGGNYTMGIDDAVKAVSFIKPKITVPMHYDTFDVIKADPKDFAAKAAALTSVKVLKPGESLEL, encoded by the coding sequence ATGGTAAAAGTCACTTTTCTGGGACACGCGGCGTTTCAGTTGGAGGATGGGGATTACACTCTTCTTATCGATCCGTTTTTTACGGGAAACGGACAGACTCCGTTCAAGGCGGCGGATTTTAAAAAAGTGGACTATATCCTGGTGACCCACGGACACGGCGACCACGTGGGCGACACCGTGGAAATCGCCGGCCGCACGGGAGCCACGGCCATCGCCAACGCGGAGGTTTCGGGCTGGCTGTCGGGCAGGGGCGTCAAAGTTCATGCCATGCACATCGGCGGAGATTTTCGTTTCCCCTTCGGACGGGTGAAGCTGACCCCCGCGTTCCACGGGTCTTCCATCAACGATGGAGGAAAACCCTTTGACGGGGGATTTCCCTGCGGTTTTCTGGTCACGCTGAAGGGAAAAACGATTTACCACAGCGGGGACACGGCTCTGATGCTGGAAATGAAGCTGCTGGAGGATGAAAAGGTGGATGTGGCTCTGCTGCCCATCGGAGGAAACTACACCATGGGGATCGACGATGCCGTGAAGGCCGTGAGTTTCATCAAACCCAAAATAACGGTGCCCATGCACTACGACACGTTCGACGTCATTAAAGCCGACCCGAAGGACTTTGC